A genomic window from Rattus norvegicus strain BN/NHsdMcwi chromosome 9, GRCr8, whole genome shotgun sequence includes:
- the LOC134480627 gene encoding zinc finger protein 431-like isoform X1, whose product MDALTYDDVHVNFTREEWALLDPSQKSLYKDVMQETYRNLTAIGYNWEDHTIEEHCQSFRRHGRHERCHAGEKLSENTHCGKAFSQNSHLQTHKSTHTREQLYKCKQCGKAFTCRNELQSHKRIHTGEKSYECNQCGKAFKSHRYLQVHKTIHTGEKPYVCDQCGKAFAHRRTLRRHEIIHTGRKSYKCNQCGKAFAYHSYLQVHKRIHTGEKPYECDWCGKAFVHYSHLQVHKRIHTGEKPYECNRCGKAFVRQNDLKRHERIHTGEKPYKCNECEKAFAHHHNFRMHKMMHAGEKPYKCNQCGKAFSQNSHLQTHKSTHTREELYKCKQCGKAFTCRNELQSHKRIHIGEKSYECNQCGKAFKSHRYLQVHKTIHTGEKPYVCDQCGKAFAHVRNLRMHKIIHNGRKSYKCSQCGKAFAQLSHLKTHGITHTGEKPYKCDQCGKAFASHSYLQVHKTIHTGEKPYECDWCGKAFIYCSHLQVHKRIHTGEKPYECNRCGKAFVRQNDLKRHERIHTGEKPYKCNECEKAFARHHNFQMHKMMHAGEKPYKCNQCGKAFSQNSHLQTHKSTHTREELYKCKQCGKAFTCRNELQSHKRIHT is encoded by the exons ATG GATGCATTGACCTATGATGATGTACATGTGAACTTCACTCGAGAAGaatgggctttgctggatccttcacagaagagtctctacaaagatgtgatgcaggagacctacaggaacctcactgctatag GTTACAATTGGGAAGACCATACTATTGAAGAACATTGTCAAAGTttcagaagacatggaag GCATGAAAGATGTCATGCTGGAGAGAAACTGTCTGAAAATACTCattgtggtaaagccttttcacaaaACAGTCATCTCCAAacacataaaagcacacatactAGAGAGCAACTCTATAAATGtaagcaatgtggtaaagcctttacatgCCGTAATGAACTTCAAAGTCATAAAaggattcatactggagagaaatccTATGAAtgcaatcagtgtggtaaagcctttaaaTCTCAtcgttatctccaagtacataaaacaatacatactggagagaagccctatgtgtGTGATcagtgtggcaaagcctttgcacatCGTCGTACTcttagaaggcatgaaataataCATACTGGAAGAAAATCCTACAAAtgcaatcagtgtggtaaagcctttgcatatcatagttatctccaagtacataaaagaatacatactggagagaagccctatgaatgtgattggtgtggtaaagcctttgtacatTATAgtcatctccaagtacataagagaatacatactggagagaagccctatgaatgtaatcgatgtggtaaagcctttgtacgTCAGAATGATCTTAaaaggcatgaaagaattcatactggagagaaaccctacaaatgtaatgaatgtgagaAAGCCTTTGCACATCACCATAATTTTCGAATGCATAAAATGATGCATgctggagaaaaaccctacaaatgcaatcaatgtggtaaagccttttcacaaaACAGTCATCTCCAAacacataaaagcacacatactAGAGAGGAACTCTATAAATGtaagcaatgtggtaaagcctttacatgCCGTAATGAACTTCAAAGTCATAAAAGGATTCATATTGGAGAGAAATCCTATGAAtgcaatcagtgtggtaaagccttcaAATCTCATCGTTATCTCCAAGTGCATAAAacaatacatactggagagaagccctatgtgtgtgatcaatgtggtaaagcctttgcacatgtTCGTAACCTTAGAatgcataaaataatacataatggaagaaaatcctacaaatgcagtcagtgtggtaaagcctttgcacaactcAGTCATCTCAAAACGCATggaataacacatactggagagaaaccttacaaatgtgatcagtgtggtaaagcctttgcatctcatagttatctccaagtacataaaacaatacatactggagagaagccctatgaatgtgattggtgtggtaaagcctttataTATTGTAgtcatctccaagtacataagagaatacatactggagagaagccctatgaatgtaatcgatgtggtaaagcctttgtacgTCAGAATGATCTTAaaaggcatgaaagaattcatactggagagaaaccctacaaatgtaatgaatgtgagaAAGCCTTTGCACGTCACCATAATTTTCAAATGCATAAAATGATGCATgctggagaaaaaccctacaaatgcaatcaatgtggtaaagccttttcacaaaACAGTCATCTCCAAacacataaaagcacacatactAGAGAGGAACTCTATAAATGtaagcaatgtggtaaagcctttacatgCCGTAATGAACTTCAAAGTCATAAAAGGATTCATACTTGA
- the LOC134480627 gene encoding zinc finger protein 431-like isoform X3, which translates to MDALTYDDVHVNFTREEWALLDPSQKSLYKDVMQETYRNLTAIGYNWEDHTIEEHCQSFRRHGR; encoded by the exons ATG GATGCATTGACCTATGATGATGTACATGTGAACTTCACTCGAGAAGaatgggctttgctggatccttcacagaagagtctctacaaagatgtgatgcaggagacctacaggaacctcactgctatag GTTACAATTGGGAAGACCATACTATTGAAGAACATTGTCAAAGTttcagaagacatggaaggtaa